A stretch of the Paramormyrops kingsleyae isolate MSU_618 chromosome 16, PKINGS_0.4, whole genome shotgun sequence genome encodes the following:
- the LOC111850190 gene encoding uncharacterized protein isoform X5 has translation MRCYCSTGSTVSFRPKLVGRTPRPLDQHSQKNAEARLAAKRAARAEAREIRMKELEWQQNEISDDEERMSVGSRGSLRVEDRDKDHLEKGSRATSTLASLSRASSRRGSGDASNWADPETSVREMKDSMLEVEQKYRKAMVFNAQLDNEKSKLMYQVDVLKDSLMELEEQLSESRREHEEKSKALERERHAHNILQFQFSELKEMLKQSEELLTKHGIVLGPDLNANGETEGVIDRLTNADSATRSAQDPQTSQIGGDSMLGKAAEGQMEGKELQEGGSRELVEKAENHIDEQQRQQEEVESLECSAAESAQQNQGEREPSSPISCSQASVPPTGNPEREQSDSLMGSGLGMHYSQHNSEANFVAQDNYELMVLNGTEGSITKEEEGGDNGVGNADLVDGRMLSTEGQTASLEGGTEIENSSDSTADGNRQETMAPVDQGECESSDKTGDMESENENVRNVMQEDKSNQTSDGTRDMDEEAGAASPVCAEPQTPPAESTDKDQKEECPKESTLIEGGDETAESVSSDLKHETADVVLEPKEKPKKGKGVKTTQQQAKKKGATERASVQAVTTSSQPENTGASGKKKKKKKKGKQKQKLTENPEEAKQVDEEEQEKTANDCMGTPLVKEMETDLSTVDPSAEECQTETVEETEIKTLNQALQDDERVDKEEKTEQEGGNDSEVLEGKNVEETDILAGGIGIKHEVDVPSESSSLLEEETSKALADGIKHANVGNTFSLEAFTEEPVGSDFPKEVQIPQEDPNRSDCDLNKAEGNVQEIQGAQDNLIKYVTESEGALLEATETEEMDSCEEAEVLEKEQLSGYHKEDQACSEDVELQERVDAQRHVTISKEFAADVLVKDNGLESDVAGQTENLFEEENDSCEEPPECIMEEGAELTDSQNTESTSVEPTVPNQVEMVNPSISEKYNEGELKLEEVDLQPKELDDDEEGGESFQFDDDLGSNLEASNNTISSRPHEDNSLEEISTNEGKADEDTEAKLGENPDSRPEKESGNSQCQNPSIRDCPEVQDEGNSSADVLGTVKVEQMSDGSQSVQNSVEEGEEAVAFVTGSHSAENQESQPTEEPPEGSEEQVNAGSAKGSKKGKAKGKEDCRMA, from the exons ATGCGCTGTTATTGCAGCACTGGGTCAACTGTTAGCTTCCGACCTAAACTCGTAGGAAGAACGCCACGGCCGTTAGATCAACATAGTCAAAAAAAT GCTGAGGCCCGGCTTGCAGCTAAACGGGCCGCCAGGGCGGAAGCTCGTGAGATTCGCATGAAGGAGCTGGAGTGGCAGCAGAATGAG ATATCAGATGATGAGGAGCGCATGTCAGTAGGGAGTCGTGGGAGTCTGAGG GTGGAGGACAGGGACAAAGACCACCTGGAGAAG GGTTCCCGGGCCACCTCCACCCTCGCCTCTCTGAGCCGGGCCTCCTCCAGGAGAGGAAGTGGTGACGCTTCAAATTGGGCAGATCCTGAAACGTCTGTGCGAGAAATGAAG GACTCTATGCTGGAGGTAGAGCAGAAGTATCGCAAGGCCATGGTGTTCAATGCCCAGCTGGACAATGAAAAGTCTAAGCTGATGTACCAGGTGGATGTGCTGAAGGACTCGCTGatggagctggaggagcagctGTCGGAATCGCGCCGCGAGCATGAGGAGAAGTCAAAG GCATTAGAGCGGGAGAGACACGCCCACAACATCCTGCAGTTCCAGTTCAGTGAGCTGAAGGAGATGCTCAAGCAGAGCGAGGAGCTGCTCACT AAACATGGCATAGTTCTTGGGCCTGATCTTAACGCCAATGGAGAGACGGAAGGTGTGATTGACAGACTTACCAACGCAGACTCTGCCACACGATCAGCCCAAGACCCTCAAACGAGTCAGATTGGGGGCGACAGCATGCTAG GCAAAGCCGCGGAGGGGCAGATGGAAGGTAAAGAGTTACAGGAAGGGGGCAGTAGAGAGCTGGTGGAGAAGGCTGAGAACCACATAGATGAACAGCAGAGGCAACAGGAGGAGGTGGAGTCACTGGAATGCAGTGCCGCTGAAAGTGCACAGCAGAACCAGGGTGAAAGAGAGCCGTCTTCACCTATTTCCTGCAGCCAGGCCAGTGTGCCTCCTACAGGGAATCCCGAGAGAGAACAATCCGATTCCCTCATGGGGTCTGGGCTTGGGATGCATTACAGTCAGCACAATTCAGAGGCTAACTTTGTAGCTCAAGACAATTATGAATTGATGGTGCTTAATGGCACAGAGGGTTCTATTACAAAGGAAGAAGAGGGTGGAGACAATGGGGTGGGGAACGCAGATCTGGTCGACGGGAGGATGTTGAGTACCGAAGGACAAACGGCAAGTCTGGAGGGTGGAACGGAAATAGAAAATAGCTCAGACAGCACAGCCGATGGGAACCGCCAGGAAACCATGGCACCAGTGGATCAAGGAGAATGCGAGTCCAGTGATAAGACTGGAGATATGGAATCTGAGAATGAGAATGTCAGAAATGTTATGCAAGAAGATAAATCTAACCAAACCAGTGACGGCACCAGAGACATGGATGAGGAGGCTGGTGCAGCTTCTCCTGTATGTGCTGAACCACAGACCCCTCCTGCAGAAAGCACAGACAAGGACCAGAAAGAAGAATGTCCGAAGGAGTCAACTTTGATTGAAGGGGGTGATGAGACAGCTGAAAGTGTGTCTAGTGACCTGAAGCATGAAACTGCTGATGTGGTTTTGGAACCAAAGGAAAAACCGAAGAAGGGAAAAGGTGTGAAGACCACCCAGCAACAGGCAAAGAAGAAGGGGGCGACCGAGAGAGCTTCAGTTCAAGCCGTTACTACGTCTTCACAGCCAGAGAATACTGGTGCTTCTGgtaagaagaagaaaaagaaaaagaaaggcaaacagaaacaaaaactcACTGAAAATCCAGAGGAAGCTAAGCAGGTAgatgaggaggagcaggagaagaCAGCAAATGATTGCATGGGGACTCCTTTGGTCAAAGAGATGGAGACCGATCTATCGACAGTAGATCCTTCAGCTGAGGAATGTCAGACTGAAACTGTGGAGGAAACTGAAATCAAAACATTAAATCAGGCACTGCAGGATGATGAGAGGGTGGACAAGGAGGAAAAAACAGAGCAGGAAGGAGGAAATGACAGTGAAGTGTTGGAGGGCAAGAACGTTGAAGAAACAGATATCCTTGCAGGTGGCATAGGCATCAAGCATGAAGTGGATGTGCCATCAGAAAGCTCTTCCCTCCTGGAGGAAGAGACAAGCAAAGCCTTAGCTGATGGGATCAAGCATGCTAATGTAGGAAACACATTCAGCCTTGAGGCCTTTACTGAGGAACCTGTTGGCTCTGATTTTCCTAAGGAGGTACAAATCCCACAAGAAGACCCGAATAGAAGTGATTGTGATCTGAATAAGGCTGAGGGAAATGTCCAGGAGATTCAGGGTGCTCAGGataacttaataaaatatgTCACTGAGAGTGAAGGTGCACTGCTTGAAGCAACAGAGACTGAGGAGATGGATAGCTGTGAAGAAGCTGAGGTGCTGGAAAAAGAACAGCTGTCAGGATATCACAAAGAAGACCAGGCCTGCAGTGAAGATGTTGAGTTGCAGGAAAGAGTAGATGCTCAAAGACATGTAACTATAAGTAAGGAGTTTGCTGCTGACGTTCTGGTCAAGGACAACGGGCTTGAGAGCGACGTTGCAGGGCAAACTGAGAATTTGTTTGAGGAGGAAAATGACTCCTGTGAGGAGCCACCTGAGTGTATAATGGAGGAAGGTGCTGAATTAACAGATTCCCAAAACACAGAGTCAACATCTGTTGAACCAACAGTTCCAAACCAAGTGGAAATGGTGAATCCAAGCATATCTGAAAAATACAATGAGGGCGAATTAAAGTTAGAAGAGGTGGACTTGCAACCAAAAGAGCTGGACGATGATGAAGAAGGAGGAGAGTCATTCCAGTTTGATGATGATTTAGGTTCGAATTTGGAAGCATCTAATAATACAATTAGCAGTAGGCCACATGAAGACAATAGTTTGGAAGAAATATCCACAAATGAAGGAAAAGCTGATGAAGACACAGAAGCGAAGTTAGGAGAAAACCCTGATTCCAGACCAGAAAAGGAATCTGGAAACAGTCAGTGCCAGAATCCCAGTATAAGAGACTGCCCTGAAGTACAGGATGAGGGGAATTCATCTGCAGATGTTTTGGGAACAGTGAAGGTGGAGCAGATGTCTGATGGGTCACAGTCAGTCCAGAATTCCGTAGAGGAAGGGGAAGAGGCCGTGGCATTTGTGACAGGGAGTCATTCCGCTGAGAATCAGGAGAGCCAACCAACAGAAGAGCCACCGGAGGGCAGTGAAGAGCAAGTCAACGCAGGCTCAGCAAAAGGCAGTAAGAAGGGCAAGGCCAAGGGCAAAGAAGACTGTCGCATGGCCTAG
- the LOC111850190 gene encoding leucine-rich repeat flightless-interacting protein 2-like isoform X7, protein MRCYCSTGSTVSFRPKLVGRTPRPLDQHSQKNAEARLAAKRAARAEAREIRMKELEWQQNEISDDEERMSVGSRGSLRVEDRDKDHLEKGSRATSTLASLSRASSRRGSGDASNWADPETSVREMKDSMLEVEQKYRKAMVFNAQLDNEKSKLMYQVDVLKDSLMELEEQLSESRREHEEKSKALERERHAHNILQFQFSELKEMLKQSEELLTENRKLSLKQDGYVREIADLQETLEWKDKKIGALERQKEYSDAIQNERDDLRNEVLQLRDTLKKHGIVLGPDLNANGETEGVIDRLTNADSATRSAQDPQTSQIGGDSMLEIRLRKLVDERENLVEQVKRLKTQLDQKQNGRDEAVAPDDVTLENGTNPHILDIQRDANRQISELRFKLVKSEQEVAALEQNVIRLEGQVTRYKSASENAEKVEDDLKAEKRKLQRELRSALDKVDELEASNSLLTKRLEKMKANRSPMFAQQ, encoded by the exons ATGCGCTGTTATTGCAGCACTGGGTCAACTGTTAGCTTCCGACCTAAACTCGTAGGAAGAACGCCACGGCCGTTAGATCAACATAGTCAAAAAAAT GCTGAGGCCCGGCTTGCAGCTAAACGGGCCGCCAGGGCGGAAGCTCGTGAGATTCGCATGAAGGAGCTGGAGTGGCAGCAGAATGAG ATATCAGATGATGAGGAGCGCATGTCAGTAGGGAGTCGTGGGAGTCTGAGG GTGGAGGACAGGGACAAAGACCACCTGGAGAAG GGTTCCCGGGCCACCTCCACCCTCGCCTCTCTGAGCCGGGCCTCCTCCAGGAGAGGAAGTGGTGACGCTTCAAATTGGGCAGATCCTGAAACGTCTGTGCGAGAAATGAAG GACTCTATGCTGGAGGTAGAGCAGAAGTATCGCAAGGCCATGGTGTTCAATGCCCAGCTGGACAATGAAAAGTCTAAGCTGATGTACCAGGTGGATGTGCTGAAGGACTCGCTGatggagctggaggagcagctGTCGGAATCGCGCCGCGAGCATGAGGAGAAGTCAAAG GCATTAGAGCGGGAGAGACACGCCCACAACATCCTGCAGTTCCAGTTCAGTGAGCTGAAGGAGATGCTCAAGCAGAGCGAGGAGCTGCTCACT GAGAACCGTAAGTTGAGTCTCAAGCAGGATGGCTATGTTAGGGAGATTGCGGACCTACAGGAGACTCTGGAGTGGAAAGATAAAAAGATTGGG GCCTTAGAGAGGCAGAAGGAGTATTCTGATGCTATCCAAAACGAGCGCGATGACCTCAGGAATGAGGTCCTTCAGCTGAGAGATACTTTGAAG AAACATGGCATAGTTCTTGGGCCTGATCTTAACGCCAATGGAGAGACGGAAGGTGTGATTGACAGACTTACCAACGCAGACTCTGCCACACGATCAGCCCAAGACCCTCAAACGAGTCAGATTGGGGGCGACAGCATGCTAG AAATACGACTGCGAAAGCTGGTGGACGAGAGGGAGAACCTGGTAGAACAG GTGAAGAGGCTAAAGACTCAGCTGGATCAGAAACAGAATGGCAGGGACGAGGCGGTGGCCCCTGATGATGTGACGTTAGAGAACGGGACCAATCCACACATCCTGGACATCCAAA GAGATGCCAACAGGCAAATTAGTGAGCTCAGGTTTAAGCTGGTCAAATCGGAGCAGGAAGTTGCAGCTTTGGAACAAAAT GTCATACGTTTGGAAGGTCAGGTGACGCGCTACAAATCGGCTTCTGAGAATGCGGAGAAAGTCGAGGATGACCTGAAGGCGGAGAAACGCAAACTGCAGAGAGAG CTCAGGTCGGCTCTGGACAAAGTCGACGAGCTGGAGGCGAGTAACAGTCTGTTGACCAAGCGGCTGGAGAAGATGAAAGCGAACAGGAGCCCTATGTTTGCTCAGCAGTAG
- the LOC111850190 gene encoding uncharacterized protein isoform X1, with translation MRCYCSTGSTVSFRPKLVGRTPRPLDQHSQKNAEARLAAKRAARAEAREIRMKELEWQQNEISDDEERMSVGSRGSLRVEDRDKDHLEKGSRATSTLASLSRASSRRGSGDASNWADPETSVREMKDSMLEVEQKYRKAMVFNAQLDNEKSKLMYQVDVLKDSLMELEEQLSESRREHEEKSKALERERHAHNILQFQFSELKEMLKQSEELLTENRKLSLKQDGYVREIADLQETLEWKDKKIGALERQKEYSDAIQNERDDLRNEVLQLRDTLKKHGIVLGPDLNANGETEGVIDRLTNADSATRSAQDPQTSQIGGDSMLGKAAEGQMEGKELQEGGSRELVEKAENHIDEQQRQQEEVESLECSAAESAQQNQGEREPSSPISCSQASVPPTGNPEREQSDSLMGSGLGMHYSQHNSEANFVAQDNYELMVLNGTEGSITKEEEGGDNGVGNADLVDGRMLSTEGQTASLEGGTEIENSSDSTADGNRQETMAPVDQGECESSDKTGDMESENENVRNVMQEDKSNQTSDGTRDMDEEAGAASPVCAEPQTPPAESTDKDQKEECPKESTLIEGGDETAESVSSDLKHETADVVLEPKEKPKKGKGVKTTQQQAKKKGATERASVQAVTTSSQPENTGASGKKKKKKKKGKQKQKLTENPEEAKQVDEEEQEKTANDCMGTPLVKEMETDLSTVDPSAEECQTETVEETEIKTLNQALQDDERVDKEEKTEQEGGNDSEVLEGKNVEETDILAGGIGIKHEVDVPSESSSLLEEETSKALADGIKHANVGNTFSLEAFTEEPVGSDFPKEVQIPQEDPNRSDCDLNKAEGNVQEIQGAQDNLIKYVTESEGALLEATETEEMDSCEEAEVLEKEQLSGYHKEDQACSEDVELQERVDAQRHVTISKEFAADVLVKDNGLESDVAGQTENLFEEENDSCEEPPECIMEEGAELTDSQNTESTSVEPTVPNQVEMVNPSISEKYNEGELKLEEVDLQPKELDDDEEGGESFQFDDDLGSNLEASNNTISSRPHEDNSLEEISTNEGKADEDTEAKLGENPDSRPEKESGNSQCQNPSIRDCPEVQDEGNSSADVLGTVKVEQMSDGSQSVQNSVEEGEEAVAFVTGSHSAENQESQPTEEPPEGSEEQVNAGSAKGSKKGKAKGKEDCRMA, from the exons ATGCGCTGTTATTGCAGCACTGGGTCAACTGTTAGCTTCCGACCTAAACTCGTAGGAAGAACGCCACGGCCGTTAGATCAACATAGTCAAAAAAAT GCTGAGGCCCGGCTTGCAGCTAAACGGGCCGCCAGGGCGGAAGCTCGTGAGATTCGCATGAAGGAGCTGGAGTGGCAGCAGAATGAG ATATCAGATGATGAGGAGCGCATGTCAGTAGGGAGTCGTGGGAGTCTGAGG GTGGAGGACAGGGACAAAGACCACCTGGAGAAG GGTTCCCGGGCCACCTCCACCCTCGCCTCTCTGAGCCGGGCCTCCTCCAGGAGAGGAAGTGGTGACGCTTCAAATTGGGCAGATCCTGAAACGTCTGTGCGAGAAATGAAG GACTCTATGCTGGAGGTAGAGCAGAAGTATCGCAAGGCCATGGTGTTCAATGCCCAGCTGGACAATGAAAAGTCTAAGCTGATGTACCAGGTGGATGTGCTGAAGGACTCGCTGatggagctggaggagcagctGTCGGAATCGCGCCGCGAGCATGAGGAGAAGTCAAAG GCATTAGAGCGGGAGAGACACGCCCACAACATCCTGCAGTTCCAGTTCAGTGAGCTGAAGGAGATGCTCAAGCAGAGCGAGGAGCTGCTCACT GAGAACCGTAAGTTGAGTCTCAAGCAGGATGGCTATGTTAGGGAGATTGCGGACCTACAGGAGACTCTGGAGTGGAAAGATAAAAAGATTGGG GCCTTAGAGAGGCAGAAGGAGTATTCTGATGCTATCCAAAACGAGCGCGATGACCTCAGGAATGAGGTCCTTCAGCTGAGAGATACTTTGAAG AAACATGGCATAGTTCTTGGGCCTGATCTTAACGCCAATGGAGAGACGGAAGGTGTGATTGACAGACTTACCAACGCAGACTCTGCCACACGATCAGCCCAAGACCCTCAAACGAGTCAGATTGGGGGCGACAGCATGCTAG GCAAAGCCGCGGAGGGGCAGATGGAAGGTAAAGAGTTACAGGAAGGGGGCAGTAGAGAGCTGGTGGAGAAGGCTGAGAACCACATAGATGAACAGCAGAGGCAACAGGAGGAGGTGGAGTCACTGGAATGCAGTGCCGCTGAAAGTGCACAGCAGAACCAGGGTGAAAGAGAGCCGTCTTCACCTATTTCCTGCAGCCAGGCCAGTGTGCCTCCTACAGGGAATCCCGAGAGAGAACAATCCGATTCCCTCATGGGGTCTGGGCTTGGGATGCATTACAGTCAGCACAATTCAGAGGCTAACTTTGTAGCTCAAGACAATTATGAATTGATGGTGCTTAATGGCACAGAGGGTTCTATTACAAAGGAAGAAGAGGGTGGAGACAATGGGGTGGGGAACGCAGATCTGGTCGACGGGAGGATGTTGAGTACCGAAGGACAAACGGCAAGTCTGGAGGGTGGAACGGAAATAGAAAATAGCTCAGACAGCACAGCCGATGGGAACCGCCAGGAAACCATGGCACCAGTGGATCAAGGAGAATGCGAGTCCAGTGATAAGACTGGAGATATGGAATCTGAGAATGAGAATGTCAGAAATGTTATGCAAGAAGATAAATCTAACCAAACCAGTGACGGCACCAGAGACATGGATGAGGAGGCTGGTGCAGCTTCTCCTGTATGTGCTGAACCACAGACCCCTCCTGCAGAAAGCACAGACAAGGACCAGAAAGAAGAATGTCCGAAGGAGTCAACTTTGATTGAAGGGGGTGATGAGACAGCTGAAAGTGTGTCTAGTGACCTGAAGCATGAAACTGCTGATGTGGTTTTGGAACCAAAGGAAAAACCGAAGAAGGGAAAAGGTGTGAAGACCACCCAGCAACAGGCAAAGAAGAAGGGGGCGACCGAGAGAGCTTCAGTTCAAGCCGTTACTACGTCTTCACAGCCAGAGAATACTGGTGCTTCTGgtaagaagaagaaaaagaaaaagaaaggcaaacagaaacaaaaactcACTGAAAATCCAGAGGAAGCTAAGCAGGTAgatgaggaggagcaggagaagaCAGCAAATGATTGCATGGGGACTCCTTTGGTCAAAGAGATGGAGACCGATCTATCGACAGTAGATCCTTCAGCTGAGGAATGTCAGACTGAAACTGTGGAGGAAACTGAAATCAAAACATTAAATCAGGCACTGCAGGATGATGAGAGGGTGGACAAGGAGGAAAAAACAGAGCAGGAAGGAGGAAATGACAGTGAAGTGTTGGAGGGCAAGAACGTTGAAGAAACAGATATCCTTGCAGGTGGCATAGGCATCAAGCATGAAGTGGATGTGCCATCAGAAAGCTCTTCCCTCCTGGAGGAAGAGACAAGCAAAGCCTTAGCTGATGGGATCAAGCATGCTAATGTAGGAAACACATTCAGCCTTGAGGCCTTTACTGAGGAACCTGTTGGCTCTGATTTTCCTAAGGAGGTACAAATCCCACAAGAAGACCCGAATAGAAGTGATTGTGATCTGAATAAGGCTGAGGGAAATGTCCAGGAGATTCAGGGTGCTCAGGataacttaataaaatatgTCACTGAGAGTGAAGGTGCACTGCTTGAAGCAACAGAGACTGAGGAGATGGATAGCTGTGAAGAAGCTGAGGTGCTGGAAAAAGAACAGCTGTCAGGATATCACAAAGAAGACCAGGCCTGCAGTGAAGATGTTGAGTTGCAGGAAAGAGTAGATGCTCAAAGACATGTAACTATAAGTAAGGAGTTTGCTGCTGACGTTCTGGTCAAGGACAACGGGCTTGAGAGCGACGTTGCAGGGCAAACTGAGAATTTGTTTGAGGAGGAAAATGACTCCTGTGAGGAGCCACCTGAGTGTATAATGGAGGAAGGTGCTGAATTAACAGATTCCCAAAACACAGAGTCAACATCTGTTGAACCAACAGTTCCAAACCAAGTGGAAATGGTGAATCCAAGCATATCTGAAAAATACAATGAGGGCGAATTAAAGTTAGAAGAGGTGGACTTGCAACCAAAAGAGCTGGACGATGATGAAGAAGGAGGAGAGTCATTCCAGTTTGATGATGATTTAGGTTCGAATTTGGAAGCATCTAATAATACAATTAGCAGTAGGCCACATGAAGACAATAGTTTGGAAGAAATATCCACAAATGAAGGAAAAGCTGATGAAGACACAGAAGCGAAGTTAGGAGAAAACCCTGATTCCAGACCAGAAAAGGAATCTGGAAACAGTCAGTGCCAGAATCCCAGTATAAGAGACTGCCCTGAAGTACAGGATGAGGGGAATTCATCTGCAGATGTTTTGGGAACAGTGAAGGTGGAGCAGATGTCTGATGGGTCACAGTCAGTCCAGAATTCCGTAGAGGAAGGGGAAGAGGCCGTGGCATTTGTGACAGGGAGTCATTCCGCTGAGAATCAGGAGAGCCAACCAACAGAAGAGCCACCGGAGGGCAGTGAAGAGCAAGTCAACGCAGGCTCAGCAAAAGGCAGTAAGAAGGGCAAGGCCAAGGGCAAAGAAGACTGTCGCATGGCCTAG